From the Haliaeetus albicilla chromosome 6, bHalAlb1.1, whole genome shotgun sequence genome, the window GATTGTGTGAAAGAAAGAATAGCTTTGTGCTGTGTTGCACAAGCTTTCCCCAACACACACATACCCACACACCTCTTGTGTGTATGTTCCACAATATCGACTCATTACCAAAAATGGGTGGAAACAATTCAAAAAAAGCTACGGTGTTCCttgcctccttccttttttaattgcatttgaaattctgattttattgAGCTTGATCAATGAGCAGAATTCTGCCAATGACCTGAGAATGGATACCCTTCTGCTGAGAAGAcaaaacacaagcaaagcaTAGACAAAGTGACTTCACCATGTTTACAACACTATCTGCATTCATTCAGACATGCCTGACTGTTAGGAGGATGGCTGTCTCATAAGTGATTCAGTGCTCCTGCCTCTCCAAGTAAGGACTGAAAAAGCTACAGATTCATATCTCCAGCAGCCTACCAGCAAAATGAGGAACTCCACATTCCTAGGACTTCTAAGCTAGAAAAcaaatgaggattttttttttctttttctctctgtgcctccttcttaaaataaaaaaacaaacaaacaaccaaaaacaaCTAAGCAAAACTCTTGCTGACTTTTTATCTGAttcaagcaaaaccaaataaactTGTTCCTTCCCTGGCCAGTTTCTTCATATCCCAGATTTTAAATTTGGAGGCATGGAAGCAGTACAGGAATAGGCACATGACTCAGCTCAAAGCAGAACTGTACAAAACAGGAAAATCTTTCAAAAACTAAGAACAGCACCTAgatgaatcagaaaaaaaacgCCTTTTCTACCAGATGCATACTGCAAATAGCAAGTGCCGTCTGACCCAGACAGCCTTCCCACGTAGAGCACCGAGGAGGGACAGTCCCTTTGCCGTCATAGCGGTGAGGCTTGTGCACAAGCACTGCAGGGTAGGGAAGATTACTGCAGACTTGTCAGGGCTCATGGCAGGAGCGTGTCCTGCTTCATTCTCCCTGCCAGTGAGTCCACAGCCCAAGCATTTACAGCCCAGCAGTAGACCCAAGCAGGCGCAGGGAAAACCAGGATGCGATGGTGCACCGTGTTCAAGGATGCCTGCTGGAAGACGATCTCCCCAGccgcagcccagccctgcaacTTTCTCCCTGCCATGCAGAGCCAGCTGGGACACTCACAGTGGTCCCTTCTAGGACAGAAATCCCAGTCCCAGGCTTGGTGTCTGGCAGCTGGATGCCAGAAAGCAGTGTtatggggcagcagcaggaatgcACATTTTGGGGTCTGCAGCTGGCATGCAGCAACTGGCATGCAACGGCTGGCTAAAAGGAGCTCAGTGTGGAATTTCTCTCTTGGCCACTCGGATCTGAATTTCAAGCACGAGCCACCCTCCTGTCTATTTCTGTTTGCGTGCATTGCTCCTCTGCCCCAACATCCACCAGGCCCGGGAATTTTTCCCTTGCAGAGTAAGGAGTTGGCATTTTGGAAGAGAGCATCTCATTCCCACTCACCGGAAAGCAGACTTTGGGACATGTTAAAACAATGTTTAGCCTGTTCAGTCCACCCAGGGTGATGGGAGGCAAGAGCTATACCACACAGGGCAGTCTTTTCAATACCTTACTGATTTGGCTGAGACGAAGCTCAGCAGAAACAAGGAGAACAGAACAAATGCTGGGATGAACTGTggtgggcaggggggaggaaggaCTCTGAGCTTTCTCCCCCTGCTCGGACTGAGCACTTGCAGGGTGTAGAGAAACTCCTTGCTATCAATCCTCTGTAAACGCTGGAGCTGTTTCTACCCCTGTCAGCATCTCCAGGGTTGTCTGCTCTCTCACCTGCAGACATCTTTCTCAGCTCAGTACTGGAATATCTCCAGGCACGGCTCTACCTCATGGCGAGCCAGGTCGAGCCCTGTGGGATCTCTGCGGGCAGTCACGTACCAGCCTGGACAccatttcagtttctctgcaTCTCCCGAGGGATGGAGAgaggacagggcagggaagaacTTCCTACGGCCAGGTTACCAGCCCTTCCACCCCATGGTgtggctggtgcctggagtcAAGACTCtatcctgctgcttttccttaaGAAAATCACGACAGCTCGAGCCCACCTCCCAGGATTCCTTGGAGCAGCAGGCAAAAAAAACGCTGCGGAGGAGCAAACCCACAGCAAACGAGGGCGAGAGGCTGGGGGCCGCCGCTCTACCCAGGCAGTCGCATCACGGGAAGGACTTGCTTCCACACGCGGGTACTTACGCGGGGGTCCCACACAGGGTGAGGCGTGCCCGTGCCAGGAGTGCCCTCACTTCATATACTCCCCTTCGCTCACATAGTCCATAAAAGACCCCGGCAACTCAGCAAAATCTTCCAAGACAAGACTGGTGGAGTCCTCACCCAGCAGGTCACTGTCGGGCCGGGATGCCCGGGGtcgcggcggcggtggcggcggcggtggcTGCGGAGGGGGCTCAGAGGCACCAGCCTGGCCGGGGGCAGGCGACGGCTCCTCGCAGTCCTCCGACTCCCCCTCGGAGGAGGCTGGCCCGAGGACGTGGTAGAGGCTGGGCAAGCGGATGTCGAAGCGAAGGCCGAACTTGGCGAAGAGCTTCTCGTTGAGGGAGTAGAGCTTCTCCGAGATGTCGTAGCCCAGGTGGGAGGAGAAGAGCCGGGCAACGTAGCGGTCCTTCCTCAGGAGGAGATACAGCTTCTTCCTCGGCCAGGTGATGAAGCTGCAGTCGGTCTCAGCCGTCAGCGTGacctgtggggcagggagggagcggAGTGAGCCCCACCACCTGGGCAGGGGTCACCCGCCTTGGGGCTGCGTGCCCCTCTCCATTGAAGGCCCCCAGCCCCTTTGACACCAGCTCTCCTTGGGAGACAGCGGGGCTGGAGAGCCAGATTGTCCAAGCTGAACGATCGGATAAATCCTTATCCACCTTATTCTTCCTCTCCCCAAGGAGCCGGAGACCAGGTTTTCCTATGCAATTAGTGGCATGCCCTCGCTTAAGCTAGCCAcgtggctggctggctggctacGTTTCACCCTCTCACTTTCAGATGCTGCTGCATCTGAGAAAGCCCTGGGTGCACGAAGGGCCACCAGGAAGCCCTGCCTGGCTACCCTGTGCCGGAGGGAAATCCTGTCTCACCAGTTCTGCTGGGACCTGTAGGGCTGAATGGCCTTGAAGGATGAGTGGCACAGCTCAgcgaggagggaaggaaaagggttTTACTGTGTTTGTGTGTAGATAGGGAACTCACCTGAGGTTTTATTGGGTTCATTTTAGAGaacatttccttttgctctggGTTTTGCCAATGCAAACAGaggcattttttccccctcgtTGTAAGACCAtactattaataataaaaaacattacATAACACATGAGTGTATATtgtaatatataaatataataataataaaaaaaagataagaaacacAGGAGGGGTCAAACTGCCTTGGGCCAAAGAAGAACATCCGAGTGTAATGGAGACACTGGCATGTGAACAAGTGCCAGAGCCAAAATATCCCGGGGGCTCCCTTTCACTCTATATCCAGGGGTCTCCTTGGCCAGCCACCATGGCAGAGGGCCACTGGGAAGCTGAACACAGCTTGGCTGCATGTGTGTGTCCTTGGGTTTGATATTTAATGCCACTGACATGCAAGCAGCTGCCTTACGAAAGAAATACGGGAGATAAAACCTGAGAACTTTCCCAGGCCGAGGCAAGCAAGAGGAAGGGTCACATGGAAATTGAAATGACCTGGATCTCATTTTCCTAACCAACTTCTGGCACAGCGATCAAAAGCCTCCACTTCTCATGAGGGATTGAGATGTAATAAGAAAACTTGCCTCCTAACCAGGACAGCAGGATGGATTTCACTCATGAATCCTCCTGACACAAGTGCTTCAGCATTGGCAGAGCCCGTAACTCAGCCTTCTGGGGGAAATTGCCAGCCCTGAAACCCAACTCCTTCAGGCTCTGGGAGCCAGCAGTCCCATGGGACACAGCCAAAGCTGAAAGCTCAAAGAAACCATCTCTCCTTGTAGACCGAGTTGCACTTCTGCTATTGTTTGGCAGGCTCAAGATTGAAACCGCTCAATCCAGAAAGCCATGGGGAAAACTTGGGCAAGAAAAACATTCCATGCCCTCCTCCAGCAAAGACCCGGAGTCAAAACAGGCACTTTTTAAACTAAATGATTGTGATGCTAGGAGTAAGTCTGAGATATGCCACAGAGTTTTATTAACTACTCAGGTAAGAGAGACTAGTGGGTTAAACAGCTGCCAAAAGCAGCACATCACCATGGCTAAGCACGGCCATCAAGAGTAACGTCCTGCCAGGAACACGGACTGGTCAAGTCTCACCTGCTGAATGCTGGTCTCACACAGGCTGCTACTTCTTCGTGCTCCTCAGTAAGCAGACGCAGGTTTTAGGCATTTGCAGCACCTGGTTGCAACGTTTCCCCACTTAGGACTCTACCTGCCCATCCTGGTGCCGGGCACAGCCAACCTCCCCGGCCAGTCCTGTATCGCAGAGCAGGAGAGGGGCCAAGAGCgtggtgctggcagggctggtgcAACCTGGCACCAGCTTGCTCCCGAGCTGTCTCGCACATCACAGATAAAGACATTCAGGAAGTCTGGGAACATTCAGTTCCACAGAAATTAGCTCAGAAAACGCTGCACACTGTCTTTGCAGGTTGCATTGCCATCCAGACGGCCGTTTCCCTGCCGGGAGCACCGGGCAGCCATCGTTCTCTCTGCTGGACTCTTAGGCAAATATGGTCCAGGATTGAAGCCCTGTGCAAAACACGAGATACCCCCACCCTCAGCACAGCCATGCTGCTGTTGCCCTCTCTACCCCGTTATCTTGGCCCGACATCCCTATTTCTGCTCACAAGCTGAGGCCTGTGCCACAGTCACACAGTCCACCAACTCCTGCAACTAATCCTCTTGCAAGACCGTAATCACTGGTGGTGGCATAGATTTCAGGAGCGACCGCCGTGACCCTTTCACACATGGGCCCAATTCAGACCTGAGGAAAGCAGATTCGGAAAGCTGCCCTGGTTTAACCAAGTCTGAATGTGGCTGCCCTCATGAGAAAGCAGCATCGTTCCCTCATGACTGTCCCATGTTCCCAAGGGATTAGCAAAATCCCTCCTCACATGCCCTAACTGACATATTCTAGATTGACATCCTGACAGGGATCAGCCTGTCCTGGGATGTGAGTTAAAGGCAGAGAGATGTGGGCTTAAGTAATCTCCTCCAGAAGGAAAGCCAAACAAATACCGTGGGGTGTTGACAGCAAGAGCAAAATCCTTTCTGTTGCTGCAAATAAGAATTGGTCTGGCCTCTCAGCAAGGGATTCTTCTGCTCAGAAAGAACCATATTCGGGTGTGAATcatcctttctgcttctccacCCCAAACACATCACCATCAGAAGCTTCTGTGAGGAACAGAATATTTATGGATCTACATCACTGCTGCATATTGCCGTGGCTGCCATCCTGATGCTGGAATGATGCACCCTGCTAGCAGCATGCAGGGCAAATGCACCAACACAGGTACTAGGGAATGCTGTAATGGAAGAGAGCCAGCAATCTGATACCTCGTCTCCCTGCTAAACTGGAAGGAGCTCCACATTCTACTCTCCCTGCTGTCAGCTGATAGTAGGAGCACACACTGAGGTCTTCAAAGAAGGTAGAAAAAAGATAACACAGCTGATCGCACTATCCTGTCCTGGCTAAACCACAACGAAGGGGAGGAAAGTATTCCTGGTTAGCTTTGAATGGCGTAATGAGCTCCCTCCGTCCCCTTCTCAGACATGCAACAAAGCAGCAAGGAGCGAAGCTGGGCTGCTGCGGCGGCTGTGCGGGGTTACCTGGAAAGTTCCTTCCTCGGAGGGTCGCAGCGACTCCCATTCTGGAGAGTCCAGGAACTGATACGGAAAGACGTAGTGGAGGAACTGTCCGTCCTGGCTCACTCGGACCCTGCAGAGAGGACAGGCAAGGTGCACAGGCTTAGGCCACAAAATAGACGTCACACGAACCTGATCAGCTCACACAatgtgcaggcagctgctcccACCAGGGAGGAAAGGACTTCTCCTCATCTCACGCACGTGTCTCATACCCTCTCCAGGACAGCTGCAGATGCTCCAGTCTATGGGGCCGTCCCTCCTTTCTCTGTGGGAAACGATATTTGCTGCCACTTCCCAAATtccatctgttttctgtttcctgctaCAAAGCCAGCCCTCACACTTGCAATGCTTGGTCCTGAACCAGGACTTCTCAGCCCTCaagactgctgctgcttttcaggtACTTCTAAGCCAGCCTGTGGCTCTTTGTACTTGCATCTTCTTTCTGTCCCCAGGGTTGCACAAGGGCATTCCCTGCCTCGATGCCAGGAAGCTGTTACACCCAGAAACCCCCAAAATTGTATTGGCCATCGTTCCTGACACATCATGCTGTGAGCTCATTGTTTGCTGCACGTTACCATTCAATCTCTCTTGGCTTCCCAAGTAtccctttcccctatttttGCTACAATTGCCTACCAATGTCAAGGTCAAACTtgcacccagctctgctgtgggagcagagaaagagagctGCACAGGCCTGGGGCAACAGCAAGGCACTCGGGAGCTCTATTTGTAGCTCTGCACCACCAGATTTGGGGACTCTTGCCTCCCTGTCGCCATGTTCCCCTGTTGTACGATGCACAAAGGCAATTCTTGCTTTCAGGAGTTACAAGGCTCAATTCACTGTTGGCTTCCAGTCAGCTGGGAATGCTGCCTGGAAGGGTCAGGGATCGCAAGACAGGTTTCCTTGATCCAGGCACATTCTGCATTTCTAAGCTTCCCTTGTCTTGCTACTGTTCAGTTTAAGAGGGGACACCATAATAGTAGCAATGCTCTGTTGGCTCAGCAAGGACCTCACGAGGCAATAGAGTGGGTACCAGGAAATGCAAATCCAATCCCATCTCCGCAGAGCATCCTCAATCAGCCAAGATGCATACCTGCCACTGCAAAAGAGAGCAGAACTACCCCACCAGCACTGTCCTACTGTCCCTTGCAGCACTTTCATgcccacagagcagcagcagattaTCCAGTGCAGGGCAAGACAGCACAGACTCTTTCCCACTAACATTTTTTGCAGATATGGTAAACTTCGGAGCAAGCTGCTCAGCACAGACATTTGGTAAGGGGAGACACCTAATAGAAACACACGTATCCCGTTTCCTCCCAGAGCTTTGCCATTCAGCACTGGTCAGTGGTCCCAGGATGCTCTTAACACATCCTAGAAAAGGgacaaacaccaaaaaaaaaggaagccttCCTTCTTTACAGCCCCCCTCACCTTCACCAGAGAGAATGGACCACCACAATAAAACATGAGCCCCAGGTGATGCTGGGTTTGTCTTCCCAAAGGAAAATCCCTGTGAGACACACCTCTtacagctcagccctgctcccatTTACAgatcttcttcctttcccactcTCACTTGACATTAGTGCCAAGTGcatggcagcagctgg encodes:
- the POPDC2 gene encoding popeye domain-containing protein 2 isoform X1 yields the protein MTIHFERRTAREGGEWGRMSASSLSWDQAVLQPPVCDAWKEIMEGAAYQLASCVVLLGYMGGSGIFGSLYIFGLLAPGYFCYALWGWLSACGLDIFVWNMLLVFACLLQLAHLAYRLRKDTIPEEFDLLYKTMYLPLQVPLEVYKEIVKCCEEQVQSLVRDQNYAVEGKTPIDRLSLLLSGRVRVSQDGQFLHYVFPYQFLDSPEWESLRPSEEGTFQVTLTAETDCSFITWPRKKLYLLLRKDRYVARLFSSHLGYDISEKLYSLNEKLFAKFGLRFDIRLPSLYHVLGPASSEGESEDCEEPSPAPGQAGASEPPPQPPPPPPPPRPRASRPDSDLLGEDSTSLVLEDFAELPGSFMDYVSEGEYMK